The DNA region ACAACCACAACTGGTGAGGGAAAGCTGGAAATTATCATGGGCGATcattaaagggattttttttggctCATATAATATgtgaatagaaaaaataaattataatattaaatgatgtgatttttaaaagcttttttttctctagcaGAATTTTGTTGTAATTGCTACAGTTCACTtgaatatttttacattaattaaaaaaattataggATGAAATCTCTAGACTTATTTTGTCAGGTGTATCCTGATTGGTTGTCATGTGTCATTATGTTGCTTTCTGGGAAGTATTTCCTGAatctattaaatattttgataatGACTTTAAGGAGGGATTGGTAGACTTACCTAGATTTCCAGTACCCTGGAAAGGAATCTGAACTAACTATCCATGGCATTATTTCtccttaagaaaaacaaaactggatCAAACATCCCAAAATGTTTTTTGCAAAAGCAACTGTTTGTGGGTGGCCTTGAAGGTATCTCTctataaaaaagaaacactttttacAAATGTTCTTACAGAATTCAGACTATACCTGTCCTAGAAATTCCTACTAAGTAGTATTATATTACCATTAAAGGAAGTAGTATTATATTACCATTAAATATCTGCATGTTTTGACAGTAaaagtttataatttttagaTTGCCTATGTCATTTGATATCCATTCCATAACTTAGATTTAGAGCAGATTTCTATCTTTAATGCTCACTTATTTAGATTTCATGACAATGTGGATTTCATTATCTAGTATGTTGAAACTGATTGACAAATGCAATAGAAATATGTTTTTGAAGTAGatgtaaaatactgaaatattttctcaaaacctttctcTGTGTCAGTCACTGTTTGTTgggcagaattttctttttagttacAGACAGAGAAAATTGTATGTAGAAAAAGATCACcctgaaaaatttaatttagagAAGGTTTATATACATCAAAGTTATACATGCTCCAAACTCCTAAAGGGCCTTTAACTTGGAAGAGCTGGATAAGCCCACAGCGTTCTCTGTAATGTGTAACCACTATAAACAGATAATGGATGGATTTAAGTGAAATTTAGTCAGACCAGAAAAAATCCCAGGACTCTGGGAGACCACTGCTATGGCACAGATTCTGTGTCTGCATGAAACTTACAGTGTGGGAGCTGTGTGAAATTGTACTGGAATGAAGGCTGAAAACCACGGAATAAAGTAAATTAAGTATTGCTGCAAGAGTAATTCGCAACCTCAACAAAACCTATGCAAATGTATTAAATTACCAGAACTGGAACAAACACACAATATTCACCCATGTGCAAACCCAAGCAGAAGGCAGACAGCAAAAACTGTTCGGATTGACTTTAGGTATATGAATATAATTATTTCAGTTAACAGGCTTGGATCTCATGCCTAAAGTTGACAGtggcataaaaaaaaatttgcacattggagacaggaaagaaagcaattttaatttcatttgggGATATTCATAGAGTGATTTTCAAAATTCAcataaacatttttctaaattaaatttttttaaattttaggtCTACAACCAAGGAAATATGTGTGGAAGAAATGGAATCTCAAAAGCCTTAAGGCTGCCGCAGTAAATCATGCTAGTAAAGATGCTACTGCTAAAATACAAGCTAGTGCATCTGCCAGTTCTGCAGCAGCCAGTCagtctgtaaatattttaaacacataATGCATGTGACCATAGATTTTGGAATAAAAGTTATGGTACGGTGCAATATCTTAATTGTCAATATAAATTATTACTAATATTTTCAGCGTATTTTGCACAAACCCAAAATGTCAAAGCAATTCAAAATGAATTGTGAATTTTGATCACCTCTAAATATATATCCTGCCAATATATTGATAATATTTGATGAAGCTCTAAACAATATTACAAAGTATTTATAGAAGCTGCTGATACTCCATCTTGGTTTGATTTGTCAGTTTTCTTATACTAATGACAGCCACTCTTTTTTCTACTGCTTTCTCTGGTATCTGGATCCCATTTTCAGTATGTCCTGCATTGTAGCATCTTTTACTCCCATGTCTTCACTATCCCAATGGATCAGACCTTGATTTTGATTCTTTCAGTCTAGCCTTCTGTTCTTTCTCATGGCCACtgttttaacttctttttctaaCCTTCTTGTGCTGATGTTGTTTCTGACTTGCCCCCTTTCTGAGTGTAATCCAGCATTTTGTTCTTTCAGGGTGGCcagtttcttctctcttcccctttcctgaaATTGCTGTTTTCATTCAAGCATCTACAGCCACAATTTTATGCAGCCAATGTTCTCTTAATCCTTTTTGTCAGTCTGCTCAACCATAACCATAATTTTTCCTatccttgccttttttccccctcatttgttttgttttcatgacTTTTCTGAATTTGGATCATTTTCCATTCATCAAGGTAGGAAAACCTTATTTTTGTTGCAGAATAATTCAGTGGAAAATATCTGAGTGAACACTTGTAAGTTTGcattcccagtgcccagccccTACAGTTTCCAATGGTGCCACTGTGATGTGTTTTCTCCAGTTAGGTTAAGTGCTTGGGAATTGGTGGAGGGCTCTTGTGTCTGCTAACGCTGAGGACAGGAGGGTTGGAACATGCTGTACTCAGAAATCCTGAATTAATGAGGTGCTGCAGACACGCCAGAGGATGGGGAAGAGTTCTGTCATGTGCCATCATTTCCACAAAGCTTTCTCTGGTAATGTGGATGTAAAAGAGCTGTGTGGGCTATCTATGCAAAGGGGAGAGTTCCTCTTGAGACCTAGCTGAAGGATTTAGACTCTACAAATGGATATAGCTTTACAAAATCTTTGTATAGATTGGCTATGCACAGCTGTGACTTAATAAAGTGAACTGCCTTATGTATTGATGGTTATCTTTCctgaataattttcatttttgctttattgttTCTTTATAAGTACAATCAATGTGGTTTCTTTAAAATTGAAAGTCTGTGTTACTGTCATCAAATTACAGTCTTGAAAGGAAATTCTTGTTTACAGAATCCATTTTTGGTGTGTTACTCAGTTTGCAATACAGTgtttagaaacagaaatgtgtCTGTGTTTTTGAACACAGGAAcatttgggtatttttttaaacccaaAAATCTAAACCCAGTGGAGACATTTGCCTGATTTTTATAAAATCCAGTGGTTTCATTCCAGTATAATCATATTTCCTTTCAAAGCTTGGTACTTTACTAGTATATAGAAACAAGAATATGAAAACAAGTAGAAAGTGATTATTTGTGAAACAGGTTCAATAAATCACCTCAGCTGTTGATTAACACTTCTCACCTCAGGGAGCCTGTTTAATGCCAATAATTTTCAAGTCACTGCAGCTGTTATCTTGATGTTTTTTGCCAAGATTTAATGActtgttttttcctgtgacagtaaaataaaagtgaGAAGCCTTACTATTTGAGCCCTTCCAGTAGTGATCTACCTTATTGCTTTAGGCTTTCAAGGTGCTCAGAGTTTTGTTTAATAATCACTTGTTCTCTTTCATGACCACTGAGAAGTTAGTTACTTGTTCAGATCCACTTTTGTGCCTGGGTTTTGGTGAAATCAGTAGGAATAGGGTGCCTAGGCAAGGTAGCTGAACTATTAATGTATCTTACACAACTGTTGAATGTCCATGGCTTTCAAATGTTGCCTTTCCTCTAACAACctcttcccattttcctgtCCTGTGCAGAAGCATCAGAGTAACTTGAGATGTAAACAGGCTCACTCTGCTGGGTGAGCAGACACTGATctgcctgtggcacaggagTGTCCAGATAGCAACAGAAATCACTGTGAGTGTGGCtacagagagctgcagctcctctgctgtcctgctgggatTAGTCAGGTAATTTCATTAGTCAGGTAATTTGTGTATGTTTGATGTTTTAGCAGTGTGTACCAGACTCAGACCTGTTTCTCTTACTTATCAAATAGGACACTGAAAGTGGCTTGCTGAAAGTTATATAAGAAATCTGTAGCAGAGTGAGGTTTCAAAGCCAGCAGATGAACCCTGAAGACTCAGCAGTCACTAGCTGAGGGTTGGATTCTTGTCCATCAAAACTGGTGCTGTCCAAGGTAATAGTGAATTGTGTTTATGTTTGGACAACCAGTAGTAATTGTAAAGGCAGTTGGTCCTGAATTCTGATTAAAATTATGTGTTATAACattataaaaacataaaaaacattTCTAGGGGTGATAAAGATATTACTGGATTAGCTGGGAGAAAAGGGAATTGATTGTTGtgctctgctcagtgctggtgccacacctggagtgctgtgttcagttctgggccctcaGGACAGGACAGACGTGGATACAGTGAAGGGCAGAGTCCAGTGAGGTGGCACAAAGGTGGTTCAGGGCTGCTGCATCTCTGCCATGAGGAAGGATGGGGAGCTGGGACTGCCTGGATTGGGGAGAAGGCTTAGGGGGAAAGCTAGCAAAGTATATAAATTCCTGAAGGGAGAGGTGCAAAGAGAACTGAGCCAGACTAACTTCTGTGGCACTAACCCTTATATGACAAATCTCTGCACCTTCATTCTAGTTCCTCTACTTTTCTGGTTAGCTGAAGTGAAATAATGGTTTTCATGAGAAAGTAATTTCATCTGAAGTGAgtaattttggttttccttctgtATTGGGTCAATCTTTTCAAGTGCCAGGCCTgtaaataaaagagaaacagcCAGTCTTGGTAAGCTAGGATTGGCCTTCCAGGCAGAATTGAAGAAAATCTCCCTTTTTAGGCCTGGAATGTAAACAGTTATGGAATTCCGGTGTCTGGAATGCCTGAGCTTTACAAGCTAGCTTTCCTCAGACAGGTATTGTTATTTACAGAGCTCAAGACTTAACACTTAGTAGTTTTAATACTATATTAAGCCCTCACTCccccaaatatttaaaattaaaatttgttgTTTTATGAATTTAAATGTATGAtgttaaaaagcttttttagaCATTTTGGTGGGGCAATATTTATAAAGTTAGTATAAATGTCATGTTAAAAACCTTGTGCGactcttttaatatttttcccatCTAGTTTCTGCTTTAAGTACAGCCTTAATCTTCAAAATTGTCAGCATAGAGAATTTAGCTTCTTTTTCTGCTAGTAAATTCCCCTTCGTGGAAAGTCATCTAACCTGTCACTTCCTTTTTCTACATGTTAAATGTTATGATATCATGATGGTATTTGAAAAATTAGTAGTGAGGAGATAGATTTCATAGGCTTATGAAATATTTGGACTACTCAATACTGGTCACTGAGTGCAATAAAATACTGATGTTCTCATTACTTTATTGATTTAACGTCAACTTACATCTTGCTTCAGCTTATTAAAAGAGAATATacatattttcttgaaaaagtaatttaaaacacAGACAAGTGTATTTTAATAGTTAATTGATCAACCATTTAGTAATGTGATTATTACACATGCTATGCAGAGCCATGTTTTAAAGTACCTGCAACAGAACTAAGAGTGACATTGTATTGTATCATATCATATATTCTAAAGGTCATGGATATTGTCCAATTGTCATTTTTATTGTGTTATGGAAGGTATTTACACCATTTTACAACTTAAGAGACAAATTTCTAACTATCCCCCTAACAAGGAAAATGTGTTCTGTGTAGTTGTTTTGGAGGGAttgtttcaagaaaaataacCTTCTTATGGAATCCTGGACTCATTAAAGTAGGAAGAGAGCTGCAGGTCTCTCGTCCAATCTCCTGATAAAATGAGGGCTGACCCTGCTGGTCCTGGGCTTTGTCCAGTCAGATCTTAAAACCCTCCAAGAATGGAGATCCTGCAGTCTTCTCTGAGATTCCTCAGATGAGATTTGCTCATTTGTGTCCCAGACTGTTTATCAGCAGCAGTACAAACGTAAAAAAGTAAAACCTTTCTAATTCCAGGTCCTGTGCAATGGAGCAGTTTCTGTGAGATGTGAGTGGCTGCTGTAGGTGGCTGCTTTGGCCACAGGAGTTGTATTTCCCTTCTGAACCCCAGTCTGGACACACTGGGAGGTGTCAgtgggaaacaaagaaaaaagctcCAGGACAGCCAATGCCTCtgaagagaaagcaaagaaattacACTTGAGTTGGCTTTTGTAACCCtctttgctttgggttttttagtatTACACAGGGTAGTAATGAGCCATTTCCAGACAGGTGTATCAGTTTCTTTATTTATAGACATACTTTCCTCCTACACATTATATTGTACGCTGGTGTTAAGATTGCATTGGATTGTCATGTAATTGATGTACGAGGTTTTTGTGAAGATTTCTGACATCTTTTTTAATTCCTGTTAAAATCTAATAGATTCTTTTCATTATCCTTGTCTTTTAATAATTTGCTACTGGAGATCATTGCTATAAATTTTCTGATTACTGTTCTCTGGTTTTAGcatgaaacttttttttaaatcagtatttAGGAATAGATTTTCTAAGGTaaagataaatttaaaattgtTCAGTTGTAAGGACATACGAGTGTGGTGCTGATGAATTGCAGCATTTGCAGTCAGGTGTCTTTCTGGGAACAATTCCCTCACAGAACACATTTCAGTTGTGACAGCTGTAAAACATAAAGCAGCCTTGGCTTACCTGAAAATGGAGGTAACAGTGATTCATTATATAAAGCATTTAGCAGTAAGGGCTAAGTACAATTTGGATTCAGGATTTGTTCAACTGTATTTCAATTTCTTTGAATTACATAAACAAAAGATTGTTTAAAAGAGCCTGTCTTCATCTGGTTTTAAgattttttacatatatatttatatattaatgTGCAGacatacattttaattaaaacttcagTAAAGCTCTTAAGCACAAACAATCCTAATGggattttgttattttcatttttatttcaaagcttCCACTAACCTTTTTTAGATATAGAAACTTCTGCTAGTGTGTTAATGTTGATCAAAACTGTGAACTTTGTTTCAGTGTTTAAATATTCACAGAAAGTAGTGCAGAGTGGCACCAGCAAAAAAGCTTCTTTTATAGTACAGCCTGTTGTGTTCAGTGAACAAGTAATAAATAAACTAGCAAAAGCACAGTGAAGGTGTACTGATACAGCTGTATTGACAAACTTTTTTGCATGAATCTGTTTATATCTTCTTTAACTTGCTAATATCATAACTCATTTTCAAATGAGACTATTTgttaaacaagattttttttgaaaaaagaaatatctgtcaaatgaaatttccattttctgtgaGTGCTTTTAAAATGATAGCGTttcatgtaggaaaaaaaggttGACTCTAGACACCTATTATTCAGTGTAGAGCATTTAAGaccatttttaattaatttgacTCTATCCCAGTCATGTCAGCTGCTTTAGCTAGTTTTTGGTGATCTTTATGTAAGTGCAATTATCACAAATGCAAGAGAAAGTGTAGGGAAACTGAATTAAAAGATACAATGCATAAGTCAGGTAAGTCTTAGTTGAGCACTTTCATTACTAGAAAATGAAGATGTCTTTTGTTCATCAGGTCAAAGTGATTTTAGCTTTAGTTTCAGACCAGTCCCGCAGGCTTGCACGAATTTCTGTATCTGTGAGTGGAGGTTCTACCAGCTGGGGATTATTTCCAGTGCCTGCTGGAACTGTAACCTTCTTTTACCTGGCATAACTCTGAGCATGCCAGTAATTTAATTATCAAGAGTATGTGGCATagatttttaacatttttgcaTTGTTTCTTTTGAGATGTCCATTGTGTGATTTGCTGCAGGCTGTCATTTTTGTCTGCCATCCAATGTATGTTGGCAGGATGGTTGTGTACTAGGCTTTGTGTCtggtcacagaaaaaaattcatgcGTCTCAGCCAGACCATTTTGTTATTCCTTTAGAATTAAAAGCATATGAAACAGATGCAGCTTAATAAGTATCTTTTttataaataacatttaaataactTAAAACAATAAAGTTCAAATACAacttaaaataaagtttaatgCTGTAACAACAGAAAAAGCATGTATAAGAATGGAAAAACAATATTGAAAGCTGTATGCCCTAACAGGAATTATACAAAAGATAGGATATGTTGCATAAAAAACCTTAATATGTCTGAATTTTTGCTTCATTGTtatataaaatgttaatttgtgAAAAGTGAGATGAAGTACAttatttattcctatttttattttacatacaCTATTTGAAACATCTTTTAGAGCAGCATTAGGTATTTGTTTCATTAATAGATAGGAACATTTTGTGTTAGAGTAAACTTAATTTTTCCAAACTAACTCTCTTATCTGAATACAACAATAAACATTTAcaagattatattttttttgaTCATATAGTTTATGTATAGGATATCAGTTTCTTGGgggaagtatttaaaatactgctCAGCCTCCACATTTTCTATTGACTTGATAATCTGACAACTCATCCCAGCAGCCTTAAAGTCTGACATATTTTACACAACATTATCATCtgcttattattattatagCAGCCATATTTAAGAAGCAGATagttctttaaataaaatattatcagATAATCAAGTAATGACTTATTCTTCAGGGTAAATTAATTTAAGAAACTACCCAGTTACAATGACTAAGATAGTGATTGTACAACTCTTTAGAATTTTTTACAACTTTTAGTTAGTAAATCTGGTTTTGTGTatattttcaaatctttttCATGTAgtctcttaaaaataaagataaaaatgcGCAAGTCCAGCTTGTTCAGTTTCTCAGTAGTATTCCAGCCTCTCTTGGTATCTTGTCAAACAGTCTTCTTAAAATTAATCTTCCTGCTGGAACTAGTTCTTTATAGATCATTTGTGATTAGGATATTGCCAGAGGAAGAAAGTGGGACGCTCTGtgttctttctttgtttttttaccTTTCATTGGAACCCCTTTATGGTTTAGTGTGACAAACATCTCCTTCCCTTTGTGTGTCCATTTTGCAGAAGCGTATGTATTGTAATGGTTTTCTTCAATCAGTTCGATGAAGTTGCAGTCCTCGTTGCATACCTTCTGTTGAGAGTAGATAATGAAATAAGGTAAGTACAGGTGTCTTTTTGAATACTTAGAATAGGGAAGATGGGAGAAGAATATGCATTATAGACTCTGCAtctaatgaatattttaataaataaatttgacTTATGAAATCTGAGTATTGAAAATTTGAGCTTTGTCTATTCCGTTTTGAAGAAGTATGTAAGACTAATCATTGAATTTATTAAATGGACATAAAAGTCTAATATGGGGTGCATGGGATAAGTCCAAACTACATTTTACTTAGTTGGGAATCCATCTTACAAAAAACTGTACAAATGCTGCATCTCAAAATACCTCTGAGGTTGTAGGGGTGTACACATAAGAGAGGTTTGCATCCGTACCTTTCCATAGAGTCGTCCTGACTTGTTCATGGCCAGGAAATATTCACTTTCCACTCCTTTGATTGCCACTATTCCAACTGCCACCGTTCGGATTTCTAGAATACCTGCAAAGGTACAAAGCAAAGGCTCTTAAATGCCTGGTTGTTCTCCAGTTAACTTAGAAGGTTTAGTTGAACTAATATGCTGTAATATTTCCATGTTTATTGAAAATCTGTGGCAATCATTatttgaaaagaggaaaattacgTGTATTCATGTGAAGAAAGGGCTAGACTAAAAATTCTCTCTGTGTGATCATGTCTGCATAGAACCACTTTAATATTGTATGGTGGTAATTTCTAAGTATATACTGAAGTTGTGATGTCAGTGTAAGTAATTTCACTATTTTCAGAGAATCAGTGTAGCTTAGAATTTATCAGGATCAGGGTTTCATTTGGAATATGTAGTTAGCCTTCAAGGTTCACAGAATTTGTGTAAAGCCTTTATTTTGAAGTCTTATGTAGCAGTATCATCCCCTGGAGTGTAAACCTTAGAACTTGTGAGTGATAGAAAACAGACCACAGTGTCTTAAATAAGATAAAGTATTTGCTTGACCTTTGTGTGCTTTAATGACTGATTGGAGCTGTAAAGATACGTGTATTTGAAAATCATTAAAGGCTGCCCTGAAAGCTTGTTtattcaaaaccagaaaaagttTAGTGTTGTTTTCTATTAACTGCTTGATTTTCATCTCACTGATACATATCAGCAATACTTTCTGTGGTCACTGCGATACATTTAGGTTACCTGcaacataaaaaatattcttttgttaatataaaaaaaaaaaagtgaaggcAGGGTGATTATGCACGTTATCAAGGAACACCAAGTTGTTTCACCAAGCTGAAATATTATTAATGTGTTAAGTAGTAGTTTAGAGTTACACATCTGAGTTTGAGCTGTTCCTTTCCATATTGAGTCACTGCCAGAGTGACTCTGCCATAGCAACTGCACTGTGACTCCTTCTCCCAAACGGGGCCTTTCAAAGGCAGCCACTCGAGGCAAATTGCAAGAGCTAAGCACGAGAGAGACAAGTGAGGAAGGTGGGAGAAAGGCTTGTGTTAGATTATCACCTGAATTTCCTCCTTAGCAAAACAGTTCCTTTTATCGCTTTCAAGTTGGCATTGACTTTTCACAGCCACACAGTAATAGTTTTTTGTTAGGTTTCTAAGAAAGACATTAAATATCTATGATATTTCTCCTTCCCTATACTTTTTTATATCCTCTTGtcctttgctttctttaatgttgttttgcttttctccttgaTATTACTGATGTATCAGTCCTTGCAcatacagatatttttcttcctacttGAGCAGAGCAGTTCCCTCTTCTCATGGTGTGTGCACTGCTGGGCATTCAGCTCAGAGATTTTATACTTCTGTACTCCCTTATAATGCTAAGccagcttttttttaaagtaaaactcTTAGAATTCTTTGACAAGTTCCACTCTGCTGTAGGCCTAGCAATAGTTCTAACAAAGGGCAATTTGTAACTGAAACTTACAAAAATTACATTAACTTTCATTTAAATTTCACTTTAGAAAAACCACAGTGAGGCTAAAAAAGAGATGAACATCTACATTTAGCCTAACAAAGAACATAAGAGTGGAAGGGATCTCTGGGTCATCAAGTCCACTGCTCCGCTTGCCTGGGAATTGCATCAGATAATTCTCTTTTCATAAACTTTGCCAATACTAAATTGGAGTTGTTATTTCTTTGCCCCCAGTGTTTCTGCCGAAGGCTGTTCCAgagtttgatttattttaatggcTAGAGACTCTGTAGTAATTTGCAATCTGCATTTCTTCAGTGACAGCTTATATCCATTTGTTCTTTTGCCTCTGCTGGCCATTAATTTAAGgggagtttaaaaaaaaagatctaTGTTTGAGTTTTCTATttatacagaattttaaaaaatgagagattcaaaattactttttaaaacaagtCATGCTAAAAAGAATTGAGATTTCCTTGAGTAAGCTGATGTTGGCTGAAGTTACAGTAGTAAGAAATCCTACtactttaaaaaaggaaatgccaAAAGGTTTTGTccaaagcaatatttttattgttgcaatttttgcattatttttttagtggttttttttttcctgaagtagATTGTGACATTCATACTAACTTGTTGGAGTTACATTATTGGGTTTGGGGTACTTGTTTTTCTACTTTATTCACAGTTGAGACATCAGTGTCTTTCCTTGTCTTAAATGAGCAGGTCTACTCTTACGTGCTTCCTTTTAAAGTAAAGGGGTTTAATCCTTTCAATATCtattcatgaaaagaaaaaggtcaCTAAGCTAGGACGGGAAAGAGAGATTTCTTATACATGGATTGTTTCATTGAAATACTCTTGTCATACTCTAATAACCAGGATTGCTTTAAAGGCATGCTTAAATTAATGAGATGTTGATGAGGAAAAATTCAGAAGGTCAAGCTTTAATAAGGTCTTAAATATcactgatttaaaaattaaaatgtaaactATGTTCTTCAGTTGCTTTATCTAAAGCATCCTCAGAGACTTTTGGAAGAGGTTTAAGAGAAGACTTGAATATACCACTCACTAAGTAACTGGGAAAGAAATCAGATTGaagccaggaaaagaaaaaaaaaacaacctagaGATGGGCATCCAAAATTGAAAACAACTGTACTTTCTATAAAATCAGCATGAAATTCCAAACAATTTTATATGGTTGTATGGTCAGTGTATCAAATGTAGTTTAAAATTCGTGTAATGAATGAAGtttcctgcagagctgaaatTCCTCTGGTGTATGTAAAAGACACTCAGCGGAGATGGGCTAGAGTTTGTGTTCAGAAAAGAGGCCTATGGATGGCAGCAGTCTTTGTAACCACTTGCTGCAAATTAAATAACACACAGTTGATATCCagtaggaaaaagaaagtaaaaagaaacaaagcaagctTTTAGGCTGACACAACATTTTTAGTGGGTGAAATATGTATCAGGTTTTGGAGAAAATTTATGTCATAAATGAGGTGAGTTTCCTGGCATTCTGGTCTAGAATGACAGTTGCTCAGTACTTCAAAACCAGACACTTTTATGTCTAGCCTTACTCCGTAACCATAGCCTGAACGACAGGACAGCACCTCAGGCTGGAAATTTCGGGAGAAAAATGGGCATTTATTTATATCATTGACATAAAATTGAGCATTGTCATGTGAGATGATTCTTTCCTGGCAAGTGATATTtgatcattttttttaatcacttgaTATTAAGTGTTTTTTCTGATTCGATTAATATATTCAAATCAgccttttcatcttcctttaatTTGTTAGActtctttttgctttcacaACACACTGATGTTGTATTTGTTAAAACAAATCCCTGCTTTTATTGTTACATAATCCATTTATGGATCCAGACTATATTAATTTCCATCAGTATGCAGGCATAGTTGTATAGGCACTTTCTTTGTGTTTGCCCATTTACAGTTATCCTTAGATAACTGTATCTTGTCTATAACAAAGTAGCAGGAGCCTTGTGATTTAGCAGAATCAGGGCATTTCTCTTTCATCATTTATCAGCTAAGAGGCTGAAACAGCAATTGCAACTTTGGCTCTGAGAGCTGTAAGGAAACCAGtaa from Prinia subflava isolate CZ2003 ecotype Zambia chromosome 15, Cam_Psub_1.2, whole genome shotgun sequence includes:
- the FGF7 gene encoding fibroblast growth factor 7 isoform X2; the encoded protein is MEYLGIQLLSTGTTCNDMTPEQMATNVNCSSPERHTRSYDYMEGGDVRVRRLFCRTQWYMRIDKRGKVKGTREANNNYSILEIRTVAVGIVAIKGVESEYFLAMNKSGRLYGKKVCNEDCNFIELIEENHYNTYASAKWTHKGKEMFVTLNHKGVPMKGKKTKKEHRASHFLPLAIS
- the FGF7 gene encoding fibroblast growth factor 7 isoform X1 produces the protein MHKWILTWILPILLYRSYFYIIFLMGTISLACNDMTPEQMATNVNCSSPERHTRSYDYMEGGDVRVRRLFCRTQWYMRIDKRGKVKGTREANNNYSILEIRTVAVGIVAIKGVESEYFLAMNKSGRLYGKKVCNEDCNFIELIEENHYNTYASAKWTHKGKEMFVTLNHKGVPMKGKKTKKEHRASHFLPLAIS